The Benincasa hispida cultivar B227 chromosome 9, ASM972705v1, whole genome shotgun sequence genome has a segment encoding these proteins:
- the LOC120085969 gene encoding LOW QUALITY PROTEIN: putative multidrug resistance protein (The sequence of the model RefSeq protein was modified relative to this genomic sequence to represent the inferred CDS: substituted 1 base at 1 genomic stop codon), with protein MAGKSMFRYADSIDKFFMFFGTLGSIGDGIQVPLMMYILKDVINAYGDKNRGLTNDMVDTFALRLLYTAIGVGLSAFVGEHICWNIFMGXEEGLCWARTAERQTSRMRMEYLKSVLRQEVSFFDTQTGSTTHEVVSLISSDASSIQVALCEKIPDCLAYMSTFFFCHIFAFVVSWRFTFAVIPLSVMFIGPGLMFGKIMMNLIMKMIESYGVAGGIAEQAISSIRTVYANVGENQTQEKFSQALQKSMEFGIKSGFVKGLMLGSMGIIYAGWGFQAWVGTYLITEKGEKGGNIFIAGFNVLMGGLSILSALPHLTSITEATSATARILEMIDRVAETDREDKKEKALSHMKGEIEFQNVYFSYPSRPDTLVLQGFNLKVPAGKRVGLVGGSGSGKSTVISLLERFYDPTDGEILLDGHKIKRFQLKWWRSQMGLVNQEPVLFATSIKENIMFGKDGASMEQVINAAKAANAHDFIVKLPEGYDTRVGQFGFQMSGGQKQRIAIARALLRDPKILLLDEATSALDAQSERMVQEAIDKASKGRTTITIAHRLSTIQTAHQIVVLKAGEVIESGSHNELMLLNNGQGGEYLRMVQLQQMAVQNETFYDSNIEMDRRYRHRMSAPTSPISVKSSGHNTPVLFPFSTAMSISMGTPYSYSVQFDPDDESFEEDKKHPAYPSPSQWRLLKMNAPEWRRALLGCLGALGSGAVQPINAYCVGALISVYFRANEPNIKSKSRNLSLVFLGIGIFNFLTNILQHYNFSIMGERLTKRVREKILEKLMTFEIGWFDQDENTSAAICARLSTEANMVRSLVGDRMSLLVQAIFSAAFAYSVGLVLSWRLTLVMIAVQPLVIGSFYARSVLMKSMAEKARKAQREGSQLASEAVTNHRTIVAFSSQKKILGLFAATLKAPKEESARQSWISGLGLFSSQFFNTAATALAYWYGGRLLTQDMISSEHIFQAFLILLFTAYIIADAGSMTSDISKGSNAVGSVFAILDRKTEIDPENKSGRDLKRRIKGKVELRNVCFSYPTRPEQMVLRGLSLKIDAGKTVALVGQSGSGKSTIIGLIERFYNPSSGSIHIDEHDIKNYNLRWLRSQIALVSQEPTLFAGTIRENIAYGKEEAGESEIRKAAVLANAHEFISGMKDEYDTYCGERGAQLSGGQKQRIALARAILKNPSILLLDEATSALDSVSENLVQEALEKMMVGRTCIIVAHRLSTIQKANTIAVIKNGKVVEQGSHSELISMGQRGEYYSLTKSQAALNL; from the exons ATGGCAGGCAAAAGCATGTTCCGCTACGCTGATAGCATCGACaagttttttatgttttttgggACTCTGGGCAGCATAGGAGATGGGATACAGGTTCCTCTCATGATGTATATTCTTAAGGATGTGATCAATGCTTATGGAGATAAAAACCGTGGCTTGACAAACGATATGGTTGACACG TTCGCACTGCGTCTACTTTATACTGCAATTGGAGTTGGACTTTCAGCCTTTGTAGGTGAGCATATTTGCTGGAATATATTCATGGGGTAAGAGG AGGGATTGTGTTGGGCAAGAACAGCCGAGAGACAGACATCTAGGATGAGAATGGAATATTTGAAATCTGTGCTTAGACAAGAAGTTAGCTTCTTTGATACCCAAACTGGTTCGACAACTCATGAGGTTGTCTCCCTCATTTCCTCTGATGCCAGTTCAATCCAAGTTGCCTTATGTGAAAAG ATACCTGATTGCCTTGCTTACATGTCAACATTTTTCTTCTGCCACATATTTGCTTTTGTAGTATCATGGAGATTCACATTTGCAGTCATCCCACTCTCAGTCATGTTCATTGGTCCAGGGCTCATGTTTGGCAAAATTATGATGAACCTGATAATGAAGATGATTGAATCTTATGGTGTTGCTGGTGGGATTGCAGAGCAAGCGATATCTTCAATAAGAACAGTCTATGCAAATGTAGGAGAAAATCAAACACAGGAAAAATTCAGCCAAGCACTCCAAAAAAGTATGGAATTTGGGATTAAGTCCGGTTTTGTGAAGGGATTGATGCTTGGAAGTATGGGAATCATTTACGCTGGTTGGGGTTTCCAAGCTTGGGTTGGCACTTATTTGATTACTGAGAAGGGAGAAAAAGGAGGCAATATTTTCATAGCTGGTTTCAATGTTCTAATGGGAGGACT GAGTATATTGAGTGCACTTCCTCATCTAACCTCCATCACAGAGGCAACATCTGCAACTGCTCGTATCCTTGAAATGATTGATCGTGTTGCAGAGACAGACAGAGAAGACAAAAAGGAGAAAGCCCTATCACACatgaaaggagaaattgaattcCAAAACGTATATTTTAGCTATCCATCAAGGCCAGATACGCTTGTATTACAAGGATTCAATCTGAAGGTTCCAGCGGGGAAGAGAGTAGGCCTCGTTGGAGGAAGTGGATCTGGCAAGTCCACAGTTATCTCACTGCTTGAAAGGTTTTATGATCCCACTGATGGAGAAATACTCTTGGATggacataaaataaaaagattccAGCTAAAATGGTGGAGATCTCAAATGGGTTTGGTGAATCAGGAACCTGTTCTATTTGCAACTTCAATAAAAGAGAACATAATGTTCGGAAAAGATGGAGCTTCAATGGAACAAGTGATAAATGCAGCTAAAGCTGCAAATGCACACGACTTCATTGTTAAGCTGCCAGAAGGTTATGATACTCGA GTCGGTCAGTTTGGTTTCCAAATGTCTGGAGGTCAAAAGCAACGGATTGCCATTGCAAGAGCTCTTCTTCGGGACCCAAAAATACTGCTACTTGATGAAGCAACCAGTGCACTGGATGCACAATCAGAACGAATGGTACAGGAAGCAATTGATAAGGCATCAAAAGGAAGGACGACAATCACCATTGCACATCGTCTTTCAACAATACAAACAGCACATCAAATTGTGGTTCTTAAAGCTGGGGAAGTAATTGAATCAGGTTCACACAATGAGCTGATGTTGTTGAACAATGGACAGGGTGGGGAGTATCTACGGATGGTGCAGTTGCAGCAGATGGCAGTGCAGAATGAAACATTCTATGATTCCAATATTGAAATGGATAGAAGATATCGCCATAGGATGAGTGCTCCCACAAGCCCAATCAGTGTGAagtcgagtggacataatactCCAGTATTATTTCCCTTCAGCACAGCAATGTCCATCTCCATGGGTACACCCTACTCTTACTCTGTCCAATTCGATCCTGATGATGAAAGCTTTGAAGAAGATAAAAAACATCCAGCTTATCCTTCTCCTTCCCAGTGGCGTTTGCTGAAAATGAACGCACCTGAATGGAGACGAGCGCTGCTTGGATGTTTAGGTGCTCTAGGCTCAGGAGCAGTTCAACCCATTAATGCATACTGTGTAGGAGCACTCATATCAGTATATTTTCGTGCTAATGAGCCCAACATTAAGTCTAAATCTAGAAACTTGTCACTTGTCTTCTTAGGCATTGgcattttcaacttcttaaCAAATATCCTACAACACTACAATTTTTCAATCATGGGAGAAAGACTTACCAAGCGGGTGCGTGAGAAGATACTTGAAAAGCTTATGACATTTGAAATTGGATGGTTTGATCAAGATGAAAACACAAGTGCAGCCATTTGTGCAAGGTTATCAACTGAAGCCAACATGGTCCGTTCCCTCGTTGGAGACAGAATGTCACTACTGGTTCAAGCAATTTTTAGTGCAGCCTTTGCTTACAGTGTGGGACTTGTGCTCTCGTGGAGGTTAACTCTGGTGATGATTGCAGTGCAACCACTAGTCATTGGTAGCTTCTATGCAAGGAGTGTGTTGATGAAAAGCATGGCTGAAAAAGCCCGAAAAGCACAGAGAGAAGGAAGCCAACTTGCAAGTGAAGCTGTAACAAACCATAGAACTATCGTTGCATTCTCATCTCAGAAAAAGATACTTGGGCTCTTTGCTGCTACCCTGAAAGCTCCTAAGGAAGAGAGTGCTAGACAATCTTGGATATCTGGCCTTGGCCTGTTCAGTTCCCAGTTCTTCAACACTGCTGCAACAGCTTTGGCCTATTGGTATGGTGGGAGGCTATTGACACAAGATATGATATCCTCAGAACACATCTTTCAAGCATTCTTGATATTGCTATTTACTGCATACATCATAGCAGACGCTGGAAGCATGACTTCTGATATATCTAAAGGAAGCAATGCTGTTGGATCAGTTTTTGCAATCCTAGACAGGAAGACTGAAATTGATCCAGAGAACAAATCAGGGCGAGATCTCAAAAGACGGATAAAGGGTAAAGTGGAGCTCAGGAATGTTTGCTTCTCATATCCAACAAGACCAGAACAGATGGTTTTAAGGGGACTGAGCCTTAAAATTGATGCAGGAAAAACAGTTGCTCTGGTGGGGCAGAGTGGTTCTGGAAAATCTACTATTATTGGACTTATTGAAAGGTTCTACAATCCCTCAAGCGGATCTATACACATTGACGAGCATGATATTAAGAACTACAATTTGAGATGGTTAAGGTCACAAATTGCATTAGTCAGTCAAGAGCCAACTCTTTTTGCTGGAACTATCAGAGAAAACATTGCCTATGGAAAAGAGGAGGCAGGGGAATCAGAGATCAGAAAAGCAGCTGTTCTAGCCAATGCCCATGAATTTATAAG TGGAATGAAAGATGAGTACGATACATACTGCGGAGAGCGAGGAGCTCAGCTATCAGGAGGGCAAAAGCAAAGAATCGCACTGGCTCGAGCAATCCTGAAGAACCCATCAATCCTGCTGCTAGATGAGGCAACAAGCGCACTGGACAGTGTATCAGAGAATTTGGTGCAGGAAGCCCTAGAGAAGATGATGGTTGGGAGAACTTGCATAATTGTTGCTCACCGATTATCGACGATCCAGAAGGCGAACACCATCGCGGTGATCAAGAACGGGAAGGTCGTGGAACAAGGATCGCACAGTGAGCTGATTTCAATGGGGCAACGTGGAGAGTACTATTCTTTGACAAAATCGCAGGCCGCATTGAATCTTTGA